The sequence below is a genomic window from Bombus pascuorum chromosome 15, iyBomPasc1.1, whole genome shotgun sequence.
TGGTACCAGTGGTTTTTGGGACGATCCTACGCCAATTAAACCTACGGCCGTAAAGCAATCTGTTAAACAGACTACTACAGTAAAAGCTCTTACTGCCAatcaacaacagcaacaaagtaataaaacaaataagagTAAGAATAAACGAGAAGAGGAATTggttaagaaattatttgaacaaaACACTGCCAAGACAGATGATTTCACACAATGGTGTAACAAAGCCCTAAGTGGTTTACAGGTGTCTGTAGACAGTAAGTTAGAGACTTTTTCATGTACGTATTTTTGTTCTGTTTATAAATAGTTTAATTAGCAAATTTTACATGTACACAGTCCCCACGTTTGTTGGATTTTTGCGAGACATTGAATCTGCATACGAAGTAAAAGAATATGTTCGAGATTATCTTGGCGATAACAAACAAAGTTCAGAATTTGCAAagcaatttttagaaaaacgTAGTAAATGGCGATCGGCCCAACGACCTCAAGCACAAGCGGATGACTTGTGCAAACCAGCGCCTGCTGTTAATCCTAATGCACCCACGGAATTTCAGGAAGTAAAGGTATCTTGAGTAGATGTAATAAAAGCTGGTAATGATGGATGATATGTTTTACAAGCGCCTAACTGCTTAATATAATCTTTTAGGGAAAGTCAAAGAAGCCAAAGAAGGGAAAAATGTACAAAGTTGATAATAGAATTCTTGGCTTTAGCGTAACCGCAGCCCCTGATCGAATCAATGTAGGTGATCGCGATTATGGAGAAGGTGTTTGAATTAATTGTGACAACTTTAACTGTATTATGGAAATTGTGCAACGCTTGGCCCAACAAATggtttgttatttatttattgtagatGCCAAATAAGTTCTAAGGAACCCGTTACGTGTACTTCgttaaaagtatataagatTTTTCTATGATTATGCGTGTAAGGATCTTATCTCTCGTATCCTTTGCTCGTACATTAATGGGAGCCTTAGATACCATTATAGCGTGgcattatttcctttttaaacGGAACTGAAAGACACTCCGAAAGAAAACCCAATTGTACATACTACTCAAAGAAAGATACTTCTTAAAACAAGACAAACTCATCTCTTATTTACAtggtatacatataaatataaataaatgaatgaatatatatattatatatatgtgtatgtatgtatacatactatatatatatattgcattaacacattttgtaatatttcactttcatCGCCGTAAGTAAAGAAATTATGCCGATCGATAACTCGTACACGCGGAAACATCGCAGTTGAAAGCAATATGTGCTCATGAAGGTGTTCAGcaagcaaaaataaattgttaatatgTGATCGTAATCAAAAGAACTTCGATCAAGCACGATGTTTATGGAGtacattaatattatcgaATGCACCaagtatgataatataaatcctatggatttctttttttattgtaacatCATGATAACGATACGACTTCGCCTTGGATTACGTTTTGCTTATTACGTTTTAAGAGAATAATCTTGTGTTTGATATACTGAAgaacttttttttaatcaatttatgACCGTTTTTAAGAATAAAgaactaataatattttgactGAATGATTGAATGCTAGCAACAATTTGAACAATGAATTGTACATTATACGTAGAGCCAATCACTCCTTATTCCGAACTTTTGATTACATAAAGCAACCATGAACGGAAGAacttattaaaaagaaaattgtatgtTTCAAAGCAGTaatattgcaaagaaaaagaagctctTGTACTTTCTTAACACTTTGAATACAATGgtatatttcgaagaaaaaaaatagtacTTGCATGTTGTAcgatttataaagaaaataaactatCTTCCATTCTCCTGTTTTGCACcagaaaaaatatgaaagtaagCTCATGTAATGTTAGGAACGTGTACTGtcgattttgaaaaatttacatagCACATAAGGAAATTTCAGATTGATTACTGCGTGTGCCTACGTGTGGATCTCACTCTCGTCGGCATAGCCTTCTTATTAATGTTGAGGTCAAtctaatgataaatatttaacaaggAATTTTATgtaagattttaattaatgcaaCAATTGAAACCAGTATCTTTTGTaaagttttaattataattataagtatACATGTGAACTGTCCCACCTCTAACAAAGAGTTAAAACAGAAAACTTTTAGCatctgtataaaaaatattaatttcttctttttcgtttttcctaATTGAACTAATCTTTACATAAAGTGGTACGAATACTCTGTGAGTAAGCGGAAAATGTTGCGACAGATCTGACCGCtcttaatattataatggTTGTTAATTAAGGCTCATTGGTCTTCTTTCAATATGAGAAGGGTATTTTTAGAAGATCATAGATCCTTACATGAAagatttatgtataaatagataaatgtaCAGTAATACAAGgataattaaatagaaaaaagcaGATAATTGAgatattgtattaatattattattgtatctAACGTACagcgtataataaaataaatattattatattttcaatttgtcccTATTATTTTAGCTAATGTAAAAAAGGGAGTAATTGgtgcaatatatttttcatatgtaAATAATCATTGTGTATCTGCGTGTGtattattatagattataatgttatgcaaATTCATCAATCATTCATAAAAAGTaatgtacgtaaaagtatataataattaaaacaacgTTTGacaggaaaataataaaataattttacattagtttaattctttttttaacaacTGTATTTGTACTTTGGACACTGCATTTCTgtttttgtacatatatatttatacaacatGAAAATATGTTATCTCAAAAGAATGATAGgaagtatttttatgaatagtTGAACTTCTTGCACGAAAAGGTATATTTAAATCGTACTGATAGGAATGTATTTGGTATATAAAACACATACTATCAAAATGCTTATATCACCTTATAGTACAtcttggaaataaaatattaatcctcTTTTTCGTCTCGAGGCTGTATGACGTTAATTTCAGCATAATCTTTTGCAATATCAATGTactagaaattattacatttgttattgttattatgttattattgttaattgttACAAACTTTTAACTTACCTTTTGCGGTACAAGgatttctaaaatttgtaaaatgatGTAGCACAATGATACAACAAGTAAATAGGCTAATACTCCACTTTGAACATAACTTGCTAATTGTTGAcctaaattctttttattttcttgttttacTAAATTGTAAACTACTTCAGTCCTTTTAGTAATATTAAAccagttataaaataaacttatCCTTCTATGCATTTCAAATGGacatatagtatttccttctTTATAATCTGTTATAGCAGATTCTAGTCCACTAATAAGAGCAGGTACTGTGGGTTCTACTAAATAAATTAGATCAGGTGGCAGTACTTCAGGTATACCACCGACTTTTGTTGAAACAACTTGTAAACTATAATAAATGGAAACATTATATCAATATAAGCAGTGACAACTGTCTTAGTGTTAttgaaagataatattttaccCGCATGATGCAGCTTCAACAATTGCCATGCAATATGCTTCTGTCAGACTTGTATTTAGGAATATATGACCCTTATTCAATACATGTCTAATTTGAGAATGCTCCAAGCTTCCAAGCAACGTTACCCTATGTTGTAACAAGTTTCTTTCTCGTACTTCTTCTATGAGCAATCTTTTGGGACCATCTCCAGCGATTAGAAATTGCACATTCTTGTATCGACTACAAAGATCGGGTATAATACGAGCTAATAAATCGACGCCTTTGCGATATACTAGTCTCGATACTATGACTATTGtaactataattaataatatgtgaCGTTAGTAGTATTATGTGTCAATTTTATggcataatataaatatgaaaataaaaaataacttacTAAAATTATCATCTCTTTTACTGATGTCAGGCATAAATAAAGTAGTATCAACTGCATTTGGGATAACAGAAACTTTCTCTTTTAAGACCTTTGCCCTCAACACTGTATTCTCTTTTCCAGTATGTGATACACATATACAATGGTTGCAATCAGCTAACGATATctctaaaaatttatttgttaaaatcgCAGAGGCATCCGCAAAACCAAAAAGCGAATGGTCTGTGAAAATGGTCTAAAATCCCAGCATACAATAAGAATGTATTGTATGAACATATATTTTGTCGTTAAGTAACAAATAACTTACTTTCAATCCCATCAAACGGCCAATTAACATCCCTTCATGAGCAAGAGCAGAGAATGCAGAATGGCCATGAACTATTTGGATTTCTTCCCTTAGAAAGATATATCTAATAAGAGGAATAGAACAAATCATTGTTGGAAGAACACATTGATTGTAGAATACTTTTACTGGTATGTAATATaccttaaaaataaaatatttttagcattAATAAACATTCTTTGTATAGACATTATACtttcaaattacaaatattctttatacTGTACATTACTTTTAGGCCATTTGTCATATAACGCACTCCAATTCTATCACCATAGGAATGAGTAAGCACTACAACTTTATGTCCAAGCTTCATTAAACATTGAGACAAATTAAAGATATGTTCTTCAACACCACCCATGTTAGGATAAAAAAAATCAGACACCATACTGGAAAATTGAATAGATGTTAATTAccttcttttataaaatttattttatgctaTTATACACCAGATAATGACGTTTCTtctaagatattttaaatagtataataatcaCAAACCATATCTTATGTTTTATGATGTTCATATTGACGATTAAATTGAAACATGTCTCatgtaatgaaataatacGTGCTATTCGTTGAATATAATTGAGAACATCTGAAGTATTTGATAACTCTCTGCACATTGATTCACGTGCAAATAGATATTCGTTGACGAGTTTATCATATTAAAAACTTTGttaaataactaaataaataagtaagtAGTTAAATACTAAGTAAAATTAACTTCTAAATAATCGTTTTTATCTTTCCGCATAAAACATTTCAATTCAACGAGTGTTTTACACACGTAAGAAATCACATAAggttataaaattctttcgaatttCCTATGGTACATCTGTAAAGATGAATTGATATCTcttattattctaattttaattgcaaagGTCAACATATTCATGTTCTTCAAATACTCTTAGCATAAACAAATTCGTTGCAAACTCATTATGAACAAAGCAAATAATGGagataaatacatttcaattgaataaaaatgattcgaCTTTTCACTAATATCAATGAGTTTCGAGGTTTTGTATCTCGAAAATCGATATTCAGTCGacgaaaaaattgaattttttcttaatctATTGTATGCCGCAAGGTGTAGAAAATCcaacaagaaaaaatattatttttctttattattttctttgaacATGTTAAGTTCACGAAATTTCTAGTAtatcttaaatttaatttctaaaatgatattattccAAGATGTATACTATCATATACCACTGTATATCAtaaactgcggatttttatgcatctttatatttttatgaattaaagaaatagaaatttaaacaggaatttatttcatttaccaAATATTGGAATTAAACTGCGAATTTGTacgcatttatagaaaattagaaagtgCAAAATCACACAAAACGCACATAgcatgaaaaaatatgtaaaatattcatatataatgCTTTCTATAGTAATGATATTTAGTAGGTGCAACACTTTTCTATCGAAGttctgtttttttaattacattttcaaaaatatgaatttgcataaaaatccgtggtttaacgataatatatactataaaaataatatagtagtaaagcTTCTAGAAAAAATTAAGTATTTCATTATGCTAccgtaaaaattaaatatggtttaaataattcaattaatcaaACATTAACCAATACATTTACGGATAAGATTGATTTTTTCTGTAACCCTACTTATTATCTCAAGAAATCTTTATATTAAGACTTACGcattttttagatatttttagattatgttttaattatagcatttttgtaattgcatttatatttaattttatgttgcaTATATTATGTAGCTATTACTgcttttttttacttttcgttttgtcttctatttttattcattttttactttacatatacatgatacgtaatatgtatatatatataattgtatgtatatattagaTTTATATCTTCAGTTCCTACACTTCTAttcacaaataaataaataatagtaatatataatgattatttgcatttatacACAATGTGTGCATATTGCAtgcatattgtatattatatgcacaCATTacacataatatgcaaatatccTACAAATCATACAAATTTCTCACGAACACAAAAATTCGTActctaattataaatttcttttcatttctattaaGTTTTACTACTTTGTTATTgaaacatagaataaaagttagATTATCACTATCCAATAATAAACTGGTAAGGAAAAGGCTATTGTAATATATGCATATGACCAAATATGACCGTGCCTATCTTATAGATATAGTTGCAATTGTTACATCGTTCGTGACTGCGCGCAGAGAGAGAGATATACGACAGAAAGTGAGATAGTGCAGATAGGAAAACATTAGTTAAAAGAAGATAGAGAGATAGTGGAAAGAAGAAGGCAATGCATGGTTTGGTTATATGTCGGTGGTCGGTGCACAACAAATGGTCGACATGTTTCATCAACGATGCGGTCATCGTGTAACTTTAACAAACAACAATTGCACGGCCATAAGGGATTTTTCAGAATATAATCATGGATTGGTTCTCAGCGCGGAACCGCTTAAGGATGATGAGCTTTTTGAAGTCCGCATCGATAAAAAGGTACCGAATCGCAAACTTTGAACTTGTCTAGTTTAGTAGTGAATCCTTCGAATCTGTCAAAACGTTGTTTACAATGTTGATAATCTGAAGTTTTCAATTTAccattcatttatatttaggAGTTACGCGTATTCCATGTTCCTGTTAAAAGCTGTCATAGAATGCATCAGTAACAAATCAAATTGTAAATGCTCGTACTTTGTTTATTGCTTTTGACtcttatttttaacgatttaatGTAGGTTTCATGTCGGATTATCAAATTTAGGATTAATACTCGTTTATGTACTGTAATATACTCTAAATTATCATGTATTGTAAtatagtttaaaattattatctttataaaaatacaattgcacatatagtatatatcaaatgtattAGTGAAAAAGTTaacatttttatggaaattattaGTCATTTTATATTgagttattttctttttaagttCAAGTTCTGTTATGCAGATGACATCATGGAGCGGTAGTATAGAAATAGGAGTAACAGAATGTGATCcagaaataatagaattaacaGCTTGTGCTACTAATCTTCGTCAAGGAACTTGGATTATGGTTGATTCTGGCATAATGCATGATGGAATAAGAACAGTAGAAATGTATGGAATGTGTCTAAATGAATTACAAGAAGGAAGTACTTTAGGAGTAATGAGGACATCTAATGTAAGTTTTTTTTGTGTATTAATGTTCTAATGcttgttttaatagttttattcacttcttgttttcttttaattatagcatgaattgatattttatatcaatggTGTCTCTCAAGGGGTAGCTGTATCGAATATTCCAGAACGTATTTTTGCAGTTGTAGACATGTATGGCGATTGTGTGCAGGTGACTATAACTCACCCACAAGTTGTCTCCACTTTATGTAACGAGCCAAAAGATGaagttgaaattaataatgacTTCGCTCTTGGAGAAGCATCTAATTCCTCAACAACTAATCTAGTCGCTAATTTGaatgttaatttaaatgttaatgtTAATGTTAATTTACCTAAGAATCCAAGTCCTGCAGCTATTAGGGAGGATAGATTAAGATTTCATGAGAGAGTTGGCTCGCTGGTAAAATTGTCTAACAATGCCAGAACTGCAGAAAGGCGAAGACCCTTAGACGAATTTAATAATGGAGTAGTAATGACTCATAGGCCATTAAGGGACAATGAATTATTTGAGGTAAATAAGGAAAATCTAAAGTAAGAAATGATTTATAATGCATGAGACATGagtgtaaattatatattactgtaGGTACGAATTGATAGGCTTGTGCACAAGTGGTCAGGTAGTATAGAAGTTGGAGTTACAATGCATAGTCCAACAGCATTAGAATTTCCAGCAACAATGACTAATATGCGGTCGGGAACAACGATGATGTCAGGGTGTGGAATTTTGGTAAACGGAAAAGGCACATGTCGTGAATATGGggaatttaatttagatgaaTTAAGggtaattaaaatcaaagtGGAGTGTTActaagaatattttgtattatatgtgattctaaaaaatacttatttaGGAAGGTGATAGAGTAGGCATGATAAGACGAAGCAATGGAAATCTTCATTATCTAATAAATGGATTAGATCAAGGTATTGCCGCTAAAGTACCTGTAGGTGTATGGGGTGTTATAGATTTGTACGGTATGACGGTAAAAGTAACAATCGTCGATCGTGATGAAAGGGAGGAACAAAACTTAGTTACTAGACGAAACACGTTACAGTTGCAAGGTTTAAATGGTAAGAATTTAGTATCaatcatttttcttatattattgatttatgGTACAATACCGCGATAAATTTTTCGGATACTTCTGTTATTTAGAAACCGAAGAAGAACCGCCAGACAGACTTATGTTTCATTCTTGCTGCGGTACACATGTCGAAGTGATTAATAACGGACGCACTGCGCATAGGCCTAAGTAAATAAAAACTTATTTGACAATgtacatgaaattttattagaatgtGTGTGTAATAAAGCTATATGCCATTGTTTTTTAGCGTAATGGATGATTTTAACAATGGTGTTGTATTGACTTCAAGACCATTGAAACCAAATGAATTATTCGAAGTGAGGTTGGacaaaattgtaacaaaatgGGCAGGTTCTATCGAAATAGGAGTTACCACTCATTCCCCAACTGAACTAGAGTTTCCTTTCACTATGACAAACGTTAggtatgtaaattaatatttccaatcaatattaatatacatatatacattttcctaAATTTATGTTAAGTTTATCGCCTGTATTATTGCTCGAAGGTGGTCATATCCCTTGCAGATCCGGTACATGGATGATGACAGAAAATGGGGTGATGCACAATGGTACTATGATAATAGACCAATACGGTCAGAATCTTGATCGACTACAAGTGGGTGATCGTGTAGGTGTAATGAGAAAGGACAATGCAACATTGCACTTTTATGTAAATGGTGCTGATCAAGGGGCTGCAGCGATGAACGTGCCTGAGAAAGTTTATGGTGTCATAGATCTTTATGGGCAAGCAGCACAGGCAACTATAGTTGACAATACAGACTTCTATAGCCCTACTACAAACAATTCAAGCTTCAGCAATACAACCTTGTATAggtttgtaaattttgttcaCTTTTGAACATGCGatagaagatatttattattaattattttttccaaataGTGACTTGAGGTTTCATCATATACATAGTAAGAATgcaaagataataaataatggaTTAACTGCATTGAGGCCTAGAGCTTTAGGGGAATTCAATGAAGCCATTGTGATTGCAAATCGTGCGCTGCGTGATGGTGAAATGTTTGAAGTGACAATCGATAAAATGGTCGATAGATGGACAGGAGCAATTGAAGCaggtatatatttaaaagtataatttatattcttttgcTTAGTAGGATGTTAGTAAGGAATTATCTTTTTTAGGTGTAACTCTTATAAGACCCGATGAGTTGGAATTTCCATCTACAATGACGGATATCGATCACGATACTTGGATGTTGTCTGGATCTAACGTTATGCGAGATGGTGTTATCTTAAGGAATAATTACGCTTGTGATTTAGACAAACTAATTGAGGGAAATCGCATTGGCATGATGCGATGTTCAGATAGTAGTTTGCATTATTATTTAGATGGAGTAGATCAGGGACCTGCTTGTACAGGTGTACCACCACATGTCTATCCTGTGATTGAATTGTATGGACAATGTGTTCAGGTATATCAAACTTAAAGACTCTTATCtaatttcaaagataaaataataaaaaatatgatacgCTATTCgtattacacatatatttatttatttatttatttatttatttattaatatcaattcatCAGGTTACAATTGTACAACCGGAACGCAGGGATCCAACAACACAACAGTATTTGCCATCAGAAAACAGTACTAGTCAGCAACCTACATCAGTAATTCAACTTCAAGCTCAGACAGAGATAATGCATAAATTTCATGAATCTGTTGGTTTAAACGTTCAATTAAATAACGATAGAACGGTAGCAACTAGGTGTAGAGAATATaataatgctatattattAAGCGAAACACCGTTAGAAAATAATGAACTTTTTGAAATTGCCATACAAGAAGTAGCTCGTGAATGGAGTGGTTGTTTAAGGATAGGTGttgtgaaaaatgaaagtgGAAACTGGTTAACATCTATGAATCTTGTACCTGGCATGGGGTCCATTTCAACAGATGCTTGGTACTTAACAGGtaatattagtataaaatgaatacgatatatattgtataatttactACAATTTAGAATCTTATACATATAGGTAATGAAGTAAGACACAATGGATATGTTTTATGTATGAATTATTGTCCAAGTTTGGAATGGTTACGTGTTGGTGATAAAATTGGACTGAAACGTACACACGAgggtaatttaaaattttatataaatggaGAGGATATGGGTATAGCGGCATCGAGTATACCGGAAATGGTATACGCTGTGATTGATCTTTTTGGTAGTACAGTAACTATAAATATAACGAGTAgtaaacaacaaaataatgCAGCATCTCCAAACGCTAGTTTGAGATTGCAAGATTCTTTGGAATTATTGCTAGATCCAATGCCACCAGTTTTGCGAAAGTATgtctttaattatatattcagAGTATGCGTGCTCATCTTTTTTTGATACTTGAAAACATACAATAttgttatttcatatatagTGATGCTGGAATGGACACATCTGTAGATGTATCTGAAGGAAAATTAGTAAATGATACAACACTTACACCAACGCAATCTGCTGCTCATTTTATAGGAGAAAACGATTGGAGTTATGAATTCCATGAAAATCATGGCAGAAACATACAACTCGAAAGTAAGACTTCTGCACGAAGAGTTGCGAGTTATAATCAaggtattatttattcttatatcTACACACACTTATTAACTTTTCTTACATTAACATTTCTTACATCATATGTTGTTTTTAAGGAGTGGTAATGTCTAGTCGTCCTTTACTAAAAGGAAAGCCATTTTTAgtgaaaatagagaaattgaACAAACGATGggtttctaatatttattgtgGAGTAACTTGCATTTCACCTGAAAAGGCTAACTTTCCCTTAACTGCTCTTGGCTTTAAAAAACACTCTTGGATTATTTGTAGCGACTGGATATCACATAATGGTATTAGGGTAagtattaaacaaattgatataAGACATGAAACATATATTAACAAACTTTATCCTTAGATAAAGACAAAGTATGGAGCTGCTTTGGAAAGTCTTCACTGTAATTCTGTAGTAGGTTTATTTATCGATGACGACAACAGATTACACTTAATTATCAATGGTGTAGATCGAGGCGTAGCTGCAACGGACTTACCACCTTACGTTTATGCCGTATTTGATCTGTACGGTCAATGCGAACAAGTTACCATTGTTGCAAATAATGTAGAGCCGTTCTCATCTACTACCGATAATAGTATAACATCCGTGGAATCTATGAGAACGAAGCTAGAAGATACAGAAAATTCGCGAGAGAAAGCAGACTTAGAG
It includes:
- the LOC132914521 gene encoding neuralized-like protein 4 isoform X1, whose protein sequence is MSVVGAQQMVDMFHQRCGHRVTLTNNNCTAIRDFSEYNHGLVLSAEPLKDDELFEVRIDKKMTSWSGSIEIGVTECDPEIIELTACATNLRQGTWIMVDSGIMHDGIRTVEMYGMCLNELQEGSTLGVMRTSNHELIFYINGVSQGVAVSNIPERIFAVVDMYGDCVQVTITHPQVVSTLCNEPKDEVEINNDFALGEASNSSTTNLVANLNVNLNVNVNVNLPKNPSPAAIREDRLRFHERVGSLVKLSNNARTAERRRPLDEFNNGVVMTHRPLRDNELFEVRIDRLVHKWSGSIEVGVTMHSPTALEFPATMTNMRSGTTMMSGCGILVNGKGTCREYGEFNLDELREGDRVGMIRRSNGNLHYLINGLDQGIAAKVPVGVWGVIDLYGMTVKVTIVDRDEREEQNLVTRRNTLQLQGLNETEEEPPDRLMFHSCCGTHVEVINNGRTAHRPNVMDDFNNGVVLTSRPLKPNELFEVRLDKIVTKWAGSIEIGVTTHSPTELEFPFTMTNVRSGTWMMTENGVMHNGTMIIDQYGQNLDRLQVGDRVGVMRKDNATLHFYVNGADQGAAAMNVPEKVYGVIDLYGQAAQATIVDNTDFYSPTTNNSSFSNTTLYSDLRFHHIHSKNAKIINNGLTALRPRALGEFNEAIVIANRALRDGEMFEVTIDKMVDRWTGAIEAGVTLIRPDELEFPSTMTDIDHDTWMLSGSNVMRDGVILRNNYACDLDKLIEGNRIGMMRCSDSSLHYYLDGVDQGPACTGVPPHVYPVIELYGQCVQVTIVQPERRDPTTQQYLPSENSTSQQPTSVIQLQAQTEIMHKFHESVGLNVQLNNDRTVATRCREYNNAILLSETPLENNELFEIAIQEVAREWSGCLRIGVVKNESGNWLTSMNLVPGMGSISTDAWYLTGNEVRHNGYVLCMNYCPSLEWLRVGDKIGLKRTHEGNLKFYINGEDMGIAASSIPEMVYAVIDLFGSTVTINITSSKQQNNAASPNASLRLQDSLELLLDPMPPVLRNDAGMDTSVDVSEGKLVNDTTLTPTQSAAHFIGENDWSYEFHENHGRNIQLESKTSARRVASYNQGVVMSSRPLLKGKPFLVKIEKLNKRWVSNIYCGVTCISPEKANFPLTALGFKKHSWIICSDWISHNGIRIKTKYGAALESLHCNSVVGLFIDDDNRLHLIINGVDRGVAATDLPPYVYAVFDLYGQCEQVTIVANNVEPFSSTTDNSITSVESMRTKLEDTENSREKADLECHEKENVIAAASSDLSSSTSPSVPSQCSSNTKDDDIVEYATCNNDNVHLTNNVENKAMPSISDGNNLDSNSDINHDTTRSIKNKIYDNSNQLNNSAILNSQSENLTIRNECTNVEINNATNINIKNGTANSTNNITNLNTNANNAINESIVSNSQGNNISSLHQNNASVNMLSSSQTFSSQNTLSNAISDISNTVSSSFNEVRSNISWNNTVSVDNSVGGNTILGQNTVSIHNAPLLHPSLPSILLGTNNIPMKKCEYLKACMRLKKSLVLPDEFFSLEDVLCYCNNCYKVEGDSAICKKGEPPAEFAVPIGWTRFPLKQSINANQIPQSTTDKWHVAFYGIRLDAIRLILDTGELMTKEQLDMSNLTMNIKTEDQNPQVVFSPSIKYAASEEFTKRYPYIDTQSNKKLNASTAFQLLVRPGSYTINSGGKDSDDQQFESVKWATKEAGATVIMALLIHLDEF
- the LOC132914521 gene encoding neuralized-like protein 4 isoform X2 — encoded protein: MDWFSARNRLRMMSFLKSASIKSSSSVMQMTSWSGSIEIGVTECDPEIIELTACATNLRQGTWIMVDSGIMHDGIRTVEMYGMCLNELQEGSTLGVMRTSNHELIFYINGVSQGVAVSNIPERIFAVVDMYGDCVQVTITHPQVVSTLCNEPKDEVEINNDFALGEASNSSTTNLVANLNVNLNVNVNVNLPKNPSPAAIREDRLRFHERVGSLVKLSNNARTAERRRPLDEFNNGVVMTHRPLRDNELFEVRIDRLVHKWSGSIEVGVTMHSPTALEFPATMTNMRSGTTMMSGCGILVNGKGTCREYGEFNLDELREGDRVGMIRRSNGNLHYLINGLDQGIAAKVPVGVWGVIDLYGMTVKVTIVDRDEREEQNLVTRRNTLQLQGLNETEEEPPDRLMFHSCCGTHVEVINNGRTAHRPNVMDDFNNGVVLTSRPLKPNELFEVRLDKIVTKWAGSIEIGVTTHSPTELEFPFTMTNVRSGTWMMTENGVMHNGTMIIDQYGQNLDRLQVGDRVGVMRKDNATLHFYVNGADQGAAAMNVPEKVYGVIDLYGQAAQATIVDNTDFYSPTTNNSSFSNTTLYSDLRFHHIHSKNAKIINNGLTALRPRALGEFNEAIVIANRALRDGEMFEVTIDKMVDRWTGAIEAGVTLIRPDELEFPSTMTDIDHDTWMLSGSNVMRDGVILRNNYACDLDKLIEGNRIGMMRCSDSSLHYYLDGVDQGPACTGVPPHVYPVIELYGQCVQVTIVQPERRDPTTQQYLPSENSTSQQPTSVIQLQAQTEIMHKFHESVGLNVQLNNDRTVATRCREYNNAILLSETPLENNELFEIAIQEVAREWSGCLRIGVVKNESGNWLTSMNLVPGMGSISTDAWYLTGNEVRHNGYVLCMNYCPSLEWLRVGDKIGLKRTHEGNLKFYINGEDMGIAASSIPEMVYAVIDLFGSTVTINITSSKQQNNAASPNASLRLQDSLELLLDPMPPVLRNDAGMDTSVDVSEGKLVNDTTLTPTQSAAHFIGENDWSYEFHENHGRNIQLESKTSARRVASYNQGVVMSSRPLLKGKPFLVKIEKLNKRWVSNIYCGVTCISPEKANFPLTALGFKKHSWIICSDWISHNGIRIKTKYGAALESLHCNSVVGLFIDDDNRLHLIINGVDRGVAATDLPPYVYAVFDLYGQCEQVTIVANNVEPFSSTTDNSITSVESMRTKLEDTENSREKADLECHEKENVIAAASSDLSSSTSPSVPSQCSSNTKDDDIVEYATCNNDNVHLTNNVENKAMPSISDGNNLDSNSDINHDTTRSIKNKIYDNSNQLNNSAILNSQSENLTIRNECTNVEINNATNINIKNGTANSTNNITNLNTNANNAINESIVSNSQGNNISSLHQNNASVNMLSSSQTFSSQNTLSNAISDISNTVSSSFNEVRSNISWNNTVSVDNSVGGNTILGQNTVSIHNAPLLHPSLPSILLGTNNIPMKKCEYLKACMRLKKSLVLPDEFFSLEDVLCYCNNCYKVEGDSAICKKGEPPAEFAVPIGWTRFPLKQSINANQIPQSTTDKWHVAFYGIRLDAIRLILDTGELMTKEQLDMSNLTMNIKTEDQNPQVVFSPSIKYAASEEFTKRYPYIDTQSNKKLNASTAFQLLVRPGSYTINSGGKDSDDQQFESVKWATKEAGATVIMALLIHLDEF